The following proteins come from a genomic window of Companilactobacillus pabuli:
- a CDS encoding ATP-binding cassette domain-containing protein, which produces MTDLFKNGAISIHGARENNLKNIDLDIPKHKMTVFAGLSGSGKSSLVFDTLAAVSRRELNETFPSFTQQYLPKYGQPQFDSIEHLPVAIVVEQKPIGRNSRSTLATYTGIYSVLRLMFSRIGQPWVGYSEWFSFNLPQGMCPNCQGLGFVDDVDESQLIDPNKSLNEGAMTFTGFQPGTWRWKEYGNSGLFDLDKKIKDYSKEEYEMFMHAPKQKLKNPPKTWARTAQYEGLVPRMLRSVIHSASGRHHQAALEKIVTRKTCPVCHGTRLNSKALTAKIEGKNIAEVGEMDLVNVLKFLDSITDFKAKTMVRELRSKVQSLVDIGLGYLSLNRGTDTLSGGEAQRIKIAKYLTSSLSDLVYVLDEPSVGLHPHDIQLITKSLRKLKDQGNTIVLVDHNPAIISAADYVVEIGPKAGKGGGTVTFKGTYSELLKSKTITGQMLRTPVKFRQPRTTADWLNVKNVTSHNLNNVSAKIPKGVLTVVSGPAGSGKSTLVDAFKRQMSGVDYVDLSQDSVGVNIRSTPATYLNILNPLRKLFANANKVSTQLFSYNGKGACPRCKGKGVTITEMAFMDPVIQTCELCGGKRYSQEALQYKYHGKDISEVMNMSIDDTLDFFKDVPNILKKVDLLEKVGLGYLNLSQSMTTLSGGEVQRVKLAMELDHKGSVYFLDEPTTGLHLNDTKRLIDLFEKLVDNGNTLILIEHNLSLISQADWLIDMGPDAGKYGGKVCFEGTPEDSMKCSKSRTGVALKNLID; this is translated from the coding sequence ATGACTGATTTATTCAAAAATGGTGCTATCAGTATTCATGGTGCACGAGAAAATAATTTGAAAAATATTGACTTAGATATTCCTAAGCATAAGATGACTGTTTTCGCTGGATTGTCGGGTTCAGGTAAATCTTCCTTAGTTTTTGATACTTTGGCGGCGGTCTCTCGAAGGGAATTAAATGAAACCTTTCCGAGCTTTACGCAACAGTATTTACCTAAGTATGGTCAGCCACAATTCGACAGTATCGAACATTTACCAGTGGCAATAGTAGTTGAACAAAAGCCAATTGGACGTAATTCTCGGTCTACTTTAGCAACTTATACAGGGATTTATTCAGTTTTGCGACTGATGTTTTCACGAATTGGTCAACCTTGGGTAGGTTATTCTGAATGGTTTTCCTTTAATTTGCCTCAAGGGATGTGTCCTAATTGTCAGGGTTTGGGGTTCGTCGATGATGTTGATGAGAGTCAATTGATTGATCCTAATAAATCACTGAATGAGGGTGCAATGACGTTTACTGGTTTTCAACCGGGAACGTGGCGTTGGAAAGAGTACGGTAACAGCGGTCTCTTTGATCTTGATAAAAAAATCAAGGATTATTCCAAAGAGGAGTATGAAATGTTTATGCATGCTCCTAAACAAAAATTGAAGAATCCTCCCAAAACTTGGGCTAGAACTGCTCAATATGAAGGCTTGGTACCAAGAATGCTTCGCTCGGTAATTCACAGTGCTTCCGGTCGTCATCATCAAGCCGCATTGGAAAAAATTGTCACGAGAAAAACTTGTCCAGTGTGTCACGGAACTCGTTTAAATAGTAAAGCCTTGACTGCTAAGATTGAAGGCAAGAATATCGCTGAAGTCGGTGAGATGGATTTAGTTAATGTTTTAAAATTCTTAGATAGTATTACTGATTTCAAGGCTAAAACAATGGTTCGTGAACTTCGGAGTAAGGTTCAGTCATTGGTAGATATTGGTTTAGGTTATCTTTCTTTGAATCGTGGAACCGATACTTTGTCTGGCGGTGAGGCACAACGAATCAAAATCGCTAAGTATTTAACTAGTTCTTTGTCAGATCTAGTTTATGTTTTAGACGAACCGAGTGTTGGACTTCATCCACATGATATTCAATTGATTACAAAGTCACTGAGAAAACTGAAAGATCAAGGTAATACGATTGTTCTAGTCGACCACAATCCGGCAATTATTTCGGCAGCTGATTATGTGGTGGAAATTGGACCCAAAGCCGGCAAAGGTGGCGGAACGGTTACTTTTAAGGGAACTTATTCCGAATTATTGAAATCTAAGACTATTACTGGACAAATGTTGCGAACTCCCGTAAAATTCCGTCAACCTAGAACAACTGCGGATTGGCTCAATGTGAAAAATGTGACCTCGCATAATTTGAATAATGTTAGTGCTAAGATCCCTAAGGGAGTTTTGACGGTTGTTTCTGGGCCAGCTGGTTCAGGGAAAAGTACCTTAGTTGATGCATTTAAGCGACAAATGTCAGGAGTGGATTATGTCGACCTTAGTCAAGATTCCGTTGGGGTAAATATTCGTTCGACTCCTGCAACTTATTTGAATATTTTAAATCCTTTGAGAAAGCTTTTTGCTAATGCAAATAAAGTTTCAACGCAATTATTCAGTTATAACGGCAAAGGTGCCTGTCCACGTTGCAAAGGTAAAGGCGTGACGATAACTGAAATGGCTTTTATGGATCCCGTCATTCAAACTTGTGAATTATGTGGTGGGAAAAGATACAGTCAAGAAGCTTTACAATACAAGTATCATGGCAAAGATATTTCTGAAGTAATGAACATGTCAATTGATGATACTTTGGACTTCTTTAAAGACGTTCCTAATATTTTGAAAAAAGTCGACTTACTTGAAAAGGTCGGTTTAGGATATTTGAATTTGAGTCAATCAATGACGACACTTTCTGGTGGAGAAGTGCAACGAGTTAAATTGGCAATGGAATTAGACCACAAGGGCAGTGTTTATTTCTTAGATGAACCAACCACAGGTTTGCATTTGAATGATACGAAACGCTTGATTGATCTATTTGAAAAACTTGTTGATAATGGCAACACTTTAATTTTAATCGAGCACAATTTATCACTTATTTCTCAAGCTGATTGGTTAATAGATATGGGGCCTGATGCTGGTAAATATGGTGGTAAAGTTTGTTTTGAAGGTACGCCTGAAGATAGTATGAAATGTTCAAAATCACGAACTGGGGTTGCTTTAAAAAATTTAATTGACTAA
- a CDS encoding NUDIX hydrolase: MDDIELLIEKLQAIAQTGKHYSKDVFDRERYDQLEDVSKQLITKLVKNPSQKRLNIFFDADTGYVTPKVDIRAATFRDNKILLVREKSSGEWSIPGGWGDVGYSAAEIAVKETFEEAGIKVKPKRMIAIKDMQKNHYPKKNLNYVYKLFFECIPTEDDIHSGVETSDVRYFTLDEALKLNLSLARNMPDDFKRAFACHKADNWETYFD; the protein is encoded by the coding sequence ATGGATGATATTGAATTACTAATCGAAAAATTACAAGCAATTGCTCAAACTGGCAAACATTACAGTAAAGATGTCTTCGATCGTGAACGATATGACCAATTAGAAGACGTCTCAAAACAACTAATCACTAAATTAGTTAAGAATCCTTCTCAAAAACGGCTAAATATTTTCTTTGATGCCGATACTGGTTACGTTACTCCTAAAGTTGATATTCGAGCAGCAACCTTTAGAGATAACAAGATTTTACTAGTTCGTGAAAAAAGTAGTGGTGAATGGTCAATCCCTGGTGGTTGGGGCGACGTTGGCTATTCTGCTGCCGAAATTGCTGTCAAAGAAACTTTCGAAGAAGCGGGAATCAAAGTCAAACCTAAACGTATGATTGCTATCAAAGACATGCAAAAAAATCACTACCCTAAGAAAAATCTCAATTACGTATATAAATTATTTTTTGAATGCATCCCTACAGAAGACGACATTCACAGTGGTGTAGAAACTTCTGATGTTAGATATTTCACCTTAGATGAAGCTTTAAAGTTAAATTTATCTTTGGCTCGAAATATGCCAGATGATTTCAAACGTGCTTTTGCATGTCACAAAGCTGATAATTGGGAAACTTACTTTGACTAA
- a CDS encoding helix-turn-helix domain-containing protein, with the protein MNNLGDILRETRQQQQLSQSEISEDICSQSTLSEIEHNKYIPNTQLLINLCERLAVDFDDLCLVGSFQICREKYFNQKAASFYHKRNYQQLQAFLNRPTVLEMVQNDQQTQAYYFYLALCSLHLDRGFDKAKEYLKLSLACSTNGRKQSTLTRLGNITLAYVYAQQGLKTSTFDQIKLAFRHLEKSNYNENLNLLFYIAALSYFHISKFDLAIQTLEKGIKFALSNDSHSMMINSLYLMANIAEMVKEENVGLTIKSYNIFNSFIRQPLYEEAT; encoded by the coding sequence ATGAATAATTTAGGTGATATCTTACGAGAAACTCGACAACAACAGCAATTGTCACAAAGTGAAATTTCCGAAGATATTTGTTCGCAATCGACTCTCTCAGAAATTGAACATAACAAATATATTCCCAATACACAACTACTGATTAATCTTTGTGAACGATTAGCAGTTGATTTTGATGACCTTTGCTTAGTAGGAAGTTTTCAAATTTGTCGTGAAAAATATTTCAATCAAAAAGCTGCTAGTTTTTACCACAAGCGTAACTATCAGCAATTACAAGCTTTTTTGAATCGCCCTACTGTTTTAGAAATGGTTCAAAATGATCAACAAACACAAGCCTATTACTTTTATTTGGCATTGTGTTCATTACATCTTGATCGAGGTTTTGACAAAGCCAAAGAGTATCTCAAATTATCTTTAGCATGTTCAACCAACGGTCGTAAACAATCTACTCTAACCCGATTAGGCAATATCACTCTAGCTTACGTCTATGCTCAACAGGGACTTAAAACCTCTACCTTTGATCAAATAAAACTGGCATTTCGCCATCTTGAAAAATCAAATTACAATGAAAATTTAAATTTACTATTTTATATTGCCGCATTATCTTATTTTCACATTTCCAAATTCGACTTGGCCATTCAAACTTTAGAAAAAGGTATTAAATTTGCCCTTTCCAATGATTCTCACTCCATGATGATCAATAGTCTTTATTTGATGGCAAACATTGCCGAAATGGTTAAGGAAGAAAATGTCGGTTTAACGATTAAAAGCTACAATATTTTCAATTCTTTCATTAGACAACCGCTTTATGAAGAAGCAACTTAA
- the nfsA gene encoding oxygen-insensitive NADPH nitroreductase, producing the protein MNQTIENLIKHVSVRDFKDETISENIKEELIKAAQSGSTSEFVQAFSIIEITDPDLRNQLSDITISSPHVKKADTFYIFIADLNRQATMLKQHNQSLDSIKNMESLLVATVDTTIAAQNMAVAAESMGLGICYIGSIRNNIKQVAELLNLPKYTFPLFGMTIGVPKVLNQTKPRLPMSNRVSKNTYDNQLFNDLSTYDKEVKDYYSNRKTNPQDTTWTEKNLTIFNHVHRPEVADFLLEQGFSLH; encoded by the coding sequence ATGAACCAAACTATTGAAAACTTAATCAAACACGTATCAGTACGGGATTTTAAAGATGAAACAATTAGTGAAAATATAAAAGAAGAATTAATTAAAGCCGCTCAAAGTGGATCGACTTCTGAATTTGTTCAGGCTTTCTCAATCATTGAAATTACCGATCCTGACCTACGTAACCAATTATCAGATATTACCATCAGCTCACCACACGTCAAAAAAGCTGATACTTTCTATATTTTTATAGCTGATCTTAACCGCCAAGCTACTATGCTCAAACAACATAATCAAAGTTTAGATAGCATTAAGAATATGGAATCGCTACTCGTTGCTACTGTAGATACTACTATCGCGGCCCAAAATATGGCTGTTGCTGCTGAATCTATGGGATTGGGGATCTGCTATATTGGAAGCATTCGTAACAATATCAAGCAAGTTGCTGAATTACTAAATCTTCCCAAATATACTTTCCCACTTTTTGGAATGACCATTGGTGTTCCTAAGGTACTTAACCAAACTAAGCCTAGACTTCCAATGTCAAACCGAGTTTCAAAAAACACTTATGATAATCAACTTTTCAACGATTTATCTACCTATGATAAGGAAGTAAAAGACTATTATTCTAATCGAAAAACTAATCCTCAAGATACGACTTGGACTGAAAAGAACTTAACTATTTTCAATCACGTTCACCGTCCAGAAGTCGCTGACTTTTTGTTGGAACAAGGTTTCTCACTTCATTAA
- a CDS encoding CPBP family intramembrane glutamic endopeptidase produces the protein MNNTKNTYHPIRVILHIIAFLALFLMEQLPLSVLTLTKKELGTKYSSYIKMAPLVTLILLIIAATVIIWTFKKAQKFPTSSFTKGTWIIIVIATVLTFIINIVTLPFMKSSNENVEALQLVANNSMIILIIFTIFVAPILEEILFRGIFMNWFFVDHPLISVIISGVIFGYVHAPFGGNTDWFYALSKILLGVILAGVYYRTKNIKANITVHFLNNFLAILAGAVASGVILL, from the coding sequence ATGAACAATACAAAAAATACTTATCATCCTATAAGAGTTATACTTCACATTATAGCCTTTTTAGCATTATTTTTAATGGAACAATTACCGTTAAGTGTTCTGACTTTGACAAAAAAAGAATTAGGCACCAAGTATTCATCCTACATTAAAATGGCTCCATTGGTAACTTTGATTCTATTGATAATCGCTGCAACCGTCATTATCTGGACCTTCAAAAAAGCCCAAAAATTCCCAACTTCAAGCTTTACTAAGGGTACTTGGATTATCATAGTAATTGCAACCGTTTTAACTTTTATAATTAATATCGTAACGTTACCATTTATGAAAAGTAGCAATGAAAACGTCGAAGCGTTACAACTAGTCGCTAATAATAGCATGATTATTTTAATAATATTTACTATTTTTGTAGCCCCGATATTAGAGGAAATTCTTTTTCGAGGAATTTTTATGAACTGGTTTTTCGTTGATCATCCCTTAATCTCGGTCATCATCAGTGGTGTAATTTTTGGTTACGTTCATGCACCTTTTGGCGGTAACACTGATTGGTTCTATGCACTATCAAAAATTTTATTGGGAGTCATCTTAGCTGGTGTTTACTATCGAACTAAAAATATTAAAGCTAATATAACTGTTCACTTCCTAAATAACTTTTTGGCAATTTTAGCAGGAGCGGTGGCTTCAGGGGTTATTCTTCTATGA
- a CDS encoding ABC transporter ATP-binding protein: protein MFKIARGRINNWQVLAAVIFMIFQVVATLYIPNLTSDIVNKGVITGDTDYIIHTGIEMVVVSLITAIAAFGNVLMASQASQGLGRKLRSDLFKKILYFTHDEFDKFETSSLTTRTTNDVIQIQNVMIMMLRMMIMAPIMLIGASFMAYQKNAEMTKIFLISIPVLIIIVGLVMFFAVPLFKAMQKKTDRLNLVFREGLTGVRVIRAFRQDQFEQDRFKEANEDYTNNAVKVFSIVAVMFPVVTLVMSGTNVGITWLGAHYIANQSMEIGNMIAFMTYAMQILMSFMILSMVFVFVPRASASAARIQEVFETKSKIDVVAKPAKLKDEPSLSFNDVNFRYHGAERLALNTLNFKVTKGQTLAIIGGTGSGKSTLINLIPRFYDAETGVVSINGTDVKALSTEDINSQVSMVPQKAILFKGTIRENMAYGKENATDDEIWHALEIAQAADFVKELDGQLDGEVEQGGDNFSGGQKQRLAIARALVKDASIYVFDDSFSALDFKTDLNLRTALRNDEKISQAVVVIVGQRISTVADADQIVVLDNGDMVGLGTHQELKENNKTYQEIIKSQLKEDK from the coding sequence ATGTTTAAGATTGCTAGAGGTCGGATTAATAACTGGCAAGTACTTGCTGCGGTCATTTTTATGATTTTCCAAGTCGTTGCAACGTTATATATTCCTAATCTTACATCAGACATTGTCAATAAAGGTGTAATTACTGGTGATACGGATTATATCATACATACCGGTATTGAAATGGTTGTCGTATCGTTGATTACAGCCATTGCCGCTTTTGGAAATGTTTTGATGGCATCACAAGCCTCACAAGGTTTGGGTCGGAAGTTAAGATCCGATTTATTTAAGAAAATATTATACTTTACGCATGATGAATTCGACAAGTTCGAAACATCTTCATTAACAACTAGAACAACTAATGATGTTATTCAAATTCAAAACGTAATGATTATGATGTTGAGAATGATGATCATGGCACCGATTATGTTGATTGGTGCGAGTTTCATGGCTTATCAAAAGAATGCCGAAATGACAAAAATTTTCTTGATTTCAATTCCAGTTTTAATCATCATTGTGGGATTAGTCATGTTCTTTGCTGTGCCATTGTTTAAAGCTATGCAAAAGAAAACTGATCGGTTGAACTTAGTCTTTCGTGAAGGATTAACAGGAGTACGTGTTATTCGTGCTTTTAGACAAGATCAATTCGAACAAGATCGTTTTAAGGAAGCCAACGAAGATTATACTAACAATGCTGTCAAAGTATTTAGTATCGTTGCCGTTATGTTTCCGGTTGTTACATTAGTTATGAGTGGGACTAATGTTGGTATTACATGGTTGGGGGCACATTATATTGCTAATCAATCAATGGAAATTGGTAATATGATTGCTTTCATGACTTATGCTATGCAAATTTTAATGAGTTTTATGATTCTTTCAATGGTTTTCGTTTTCGTACCACGTGCTTCTGCATCTGCTGCTCGTATTCAAGAGGTCTTTGAAACTAAGAGTAAGATCGATGTCGTTGCAAAACCTGCCAAATTAAAGGATGAACCATCATTGAGTTTTAATGATGTTAACTTTAGATATCATGGTGCCGAAAGATTGGCTTTAAATACCTTAAACTTTAAAGTTACTAAAGGCCAAACTCTAGCCATTATCGGTGGTACTGGTTCCGGTAAGAGTACTTTGATCAATTTGATTCCTAGATTTTATGATGCTGAAACTGGTGTCGTAAGTATCAACGGAACTGACGTCAAAGCTTTGAGTACTGAAGACATCAATAGTCAAGTTTCCATGGTTCCACAAAAGGCAATTCTCTTCAAAGGAACTATTCGTGAAAACATGGCTTATGGTAAAGAAAATGCGACTGATGATGAGATTTGGCATGCACTAGAAATTGCCCAAGCTGCTGATTTCGTTAAAGAGTTGGATGGTCAACTAGATGGTGAAGTTGAACAAGGTGGAGATAACTTCTCTGGTGGTCAAAAACAACGTCTAGCAATTGCTCGTGCTCTAGTCAAAGATGCTTCGATTTACGTTTTTGATGATTCATTCTCAGCTCTTGATTTCAAGACCGATTTGAATTTGAGAACAGCTTTGAGAAATGATGAAAAAATTAGTCAAGCGGTTGTCGTTATTGTTGGACAACGTATCTCAACTGTTGCCGATGCTGATCAAATCGTTGTTTTGGATAACGGTGATATGGTCGGATTAGGTACTCATCAAGAATTGAAAGAGAATAATAAGACTTATCAAGAAATTATTAAATCTCAACTGAAGGAGGATAAGTAA
- a CDS encoding ABC transporter ATP-binding protein encodes MAEKKNETQSPSVGHGPGRGPNIVVKPKNFWKTTGRLAKYMSTYVVGIIVVLALAIASAVFQIKTPKILGEATTEIYKGLMTGVAQQKAGFKINGLPINFDKIEHIIFIVIMMYLASALFNFVQQFVMTRISQRTVYKLRRDLKGKMRRLPINYYDSHSNGDIMSRAINDMDNIAGTLQQSLTQLVTSSVTFVGIIWMMLTISWKLTLIALATVPLSLIVVGIIAPQSQKFFKRQQDSLGLLNNQVEENYSGHVVVKSFNHEQESIEEFEKENTKLYKASWKAQLISGIVMPMMNFLNNLGYVFVAMYGGIQVANGGISLGNIQAFLQYMNQFSQPIAQLANLTNTIQATIASAERVFEILDEPEMEDTKVDVPDVKTDDKVTLDHVKFGYEGSPILLKDYNLEVKPGEMVAIVGPTGAGKTTIINLLERFYDVSGGSIKLDGKDVRNMTREEVRSHYAMVLQDTWLFTGSIYDNLKYSREDATKEEIIEAAKAAHVDNFVRQLPQGYDTVLNEEASNISQGQRQLITIARAFVADPEILILDEATSSVDTRTELHIQHAMERLLKNRTSFVVAHRLSTIQDADKIIVMNHGSIVETGNHKELMAKNGFYADLYNSQFAGNVAM; translated from the coding sequence ATGGCTGAAAAGAAAAATGAAACACAATCACCTTCAGTAGGACACGGTCCTGGTCGTGGTCCTAATATCGTTGTTAAACCTAAGAATTTCTGGAAGACCACTGGTCGTTTAGCAAAATACATGTCAACTTATGTGGTTGGGATTATTGTCGTTTTGGCCTTGGCCATTGCTTCAGCTGTTTTCCAAATCAAGACTCCAAAGATCTTGGGTGAAGCTACTACCGAGATTTATAAAGGTTTAATGACTGGTGTAGCGCAACAAAAAGCTGGTTTTAAGATCAATGGGTTGCCAATTAATTTTGACAAGATTGAACACATCATTTTCATTGTTATTATGATGTATTTAGCTTCAGCGTTGTTTAACTTCGTTCAACAATTCGTTATGACAAGAATTTCACAACGAACTGTTTACAAATTAAGACGTGATTTAAAAGGCAAGATGAGAAGATTGCCAATTAACTACTACGATTCTCATTCTAATGGTGATATCATGTCTCGTGCCATTAACGATATGGATAATATCGCCGGTACTTTGCAACAAAGTTTGACCCAATTAGTAACTAGTTCGGTTACCTTTGTTGGTATCATTTGGATGATGTTGACGATTAGTTGGAAATTAACTTTGATTGCTTTAGCAACCGTTCCGTTGAGTTTGATTGTGGTTGGGATCATTGCACCTCAATCACAAAAATTCTTTAAGCGTCAACAGGATTCATTAGGACTTTTGAATAATCAAGTTGAAGAAAATTATTCTGGACATGTTGTTGTTAAAAGTTTCAATCACGAACAAGAATCAATTGAAGAATTTGAAAAAGAAAATACTAAGTTGTACAAAGCTTCTTGGAAAGCTCAATTGATTTCTGGTATCGTTATGCCAATGATGAACTTCTTGAACAACTTAGGTTATGTTTTCGTAGCTATGTATGGTGGTATTCAAGTTGCCAATGGTGGAATTTCACTTGGTAATATTCAAGCTTTCTTGCAATATATGAATCAATTTTCACAACCAATTGCTCAATTAGCTAACTTAACTAATACGATTCAAGCAACGATTGCTTCAGCAGAACGTGTCTTTGAAATTTTGGATGAACCCGAAATGGAAGATACTAAGGTCGATGTACCTGATGTAAAAACTGATGACAAAGTTACTTTGGATCACGTTAAATTCGGTTATGAAGGTAGTCCAATTCTTTTGAAAGACTACAATCTTGAAGTCAAACCAGGCGAGATGGTTGCTATCGTTGGACCTACTGGTGCTGGTAAGACTACTATCATCAACTTGCTAGAACGTTTCTACGATGTCAGTGGCGGTTCAATCAAGCTAGATGGTAAAGATGTTCGTAATATGACCCGTGAAGAAGTTAGAAGTCACTACGCTATGGTGCTTCAGGATACTTGGCTCTTTACTGGTAGTATTTATGACAATTTGAAGTACAGTCGTGAAGATGCCACTAAAGAAGAGATTATTGAAGCTGCTAAAGCTGCCCATGTGGATAACTTTGTTCGTCAATTGCCACAAGGTTATGACACTGTTCTGAATGAGGAAGCTTCAAATATTTCTCAAGGTCAAAGACAGTTGATTACTATTGCTCGTGCCTTCGTAGCTGATCCAGAAATTTTGATTTTGGATGAGGCTACTAGTTCAGTTGATACGAGAACTGAATTGCACATTCAGCATGCGATGGAACGTCTATTGAAGAATCGGACAAGTTTCGTTGTAGCTCACAGACTTTCAACTATTCAAGATGCTGATAAGATTATTGTGATGAACCATGGTTCAATTGTTGAAACTGGTAATCATAAAGAACTTATGGCAAAGAATGGTTTCTATGCTGATCTTTACAATTCACAATTTGCTGGAAATGTCGCAATGTAA
- a CDS encoding serine hydrolase domain-containing protein, translating into MANFEETKAQIIDLVNKQVVPGVSFGFINSSQTNKYIYGDKEWRPEIKPLRGTELHDLASLTKVMGTIPLIIKLINEKKIDLYDPIKKYLPAFSDDRVELFHLLTHTSGIHGYIPDRDSLNSDQLIQALIKLPVTDTFNKKVVYTDTGLIFLGLVIEQVCQMPVQDAIMKYIVEPEGLKDATFDPNPKDCVPTYEVDNQMLYGVPNDPKARQLGKRCGSAGMFASLADVMKFAKDMLKPDKKFLYRNFTELNPGRSLGWDVKPDGSGHVLFHTGYTGHFIALDYQHQNAMVVLTNRVHPIEHNQIFLERRETILNSFLNESK; encoded by the coding sequence ATGGCAAATTTTGAAGAAACCAAAGCTCAAATTATTGATCTAGTTAATAAACAAGTCGTTCCAGGAGTCAGTTTTGGCTTTATAAACTCCTCTCAGACGAATAAATATATTTATGGTGATAAGGAATGGCGTCCCGAAATAAAACCGCTCAGAGGTACAGAATTGCACGATTTAGCCTCTTTGACGAAGGTTATGGGAACAATTCCGTTGATTATTAAATTGATAAATGAAAAAAAGATTGATTTGTATGATCCAATCAAAAAATATTTACCAGCTTTTTCTGATGATCGGGTCGAATTATTTCACTTGTTGACGCATACTTCGGGAATTCATGGCTACATTCCTGATCGTGATTCTTTGAACAGTGACCAGTTGATTCAAGCTTTGATTAAACTGCCAGTAACTGACACTTTCAACAAAAAAGTCGTATATACGGATACCGGTTTGATTTTTCTAGGTTTGGTGATTGAACAAGTTTGTCAAATGCCTGTTCAAGATGCCATTATGAAATACATCGTTGAACCAGAAGGATTAAAAGATGCCACATTTGACCCTAATCCTAAAGATTGTGTTCCAACGTATGAAGTCGACAATCAAATGCTTTATGGTGTGCCTAATGATCCTAAAGCTCGCCAATTAGGTAAACGTTGCGGCTCAGCAGGGATGTTTGCCAGTTTGGCTGACGTCATGAAGTTTGCCAAGGATATGCTGAAACCGGATAAGAAATTTTTGTATCGCAATTTTACGGAATTAAATCCAGGACGTTCACTGGGGTGGGACGTCAAACCTGATGGTTCAGGACATGTTTTGTTCCATACGGGTTATACGGGACATTTCATAGCCTTAGATTATCAACACCAAAATGCAATGGTAGTTTTGACGAATCGAGTTCACCCAATTGAACACAATCAGATTTTTTTGGAACGTCGTGAAACGATTTTGAATTCGTTTTTAAATGAGAGCAAATAA